In the genome of Segatella copri, one region contains:
- a CDS encoding type II toxin-antitoxin system HicA family toxin: MNKKDKLLKRFYSLPKDFTFDEMVSVFSCYGFHQENKGTTSGSRVIFVNDIDGNSYIMHKPHPSNIIKGYVMRQVFTFLKANGYINK, from the coding sequence ATGAACAAGAAAGATAAACTTTTGAAACGCTTCTATAGTCTGCCGAAAGATTTTACTTTCGACGAGATGGTTAGTGTATTTTCCTGCTATGGGTTTCATCAGGAAAACAAAGGAACAACTTCTGGTTCAAGAGTCATATTTGTCAATGACATAGATGGCAATAGCTACATCATGCACAAGCCTCATCCTTCAAATATTATCAAAGGATATGTTATGAGACAAGTATTCACATTTCTAAAAGCTAATGGATATATTAATAAATAG
- a CDS encoding type II toxin-antitoxin system HicB family antitoxin codes for MGLLKYKGYTGSVDYSEEDNCLYGKVLGMSKDMITYEGQDVNELRRDFEGAIDDYLTFCKANGKTPRAPYSGNLNIRITPEIHSRIAMMAMQAGTTINGFIRDTLANVTGVTPVTNA; via the coding sequence ATGGGATTATTAAAATATAAAGGTTATACGGGTAGCGTAGATTATAGTGAGGAGGACAATTGCTTATATGGCAAGGTTCTCGGAATGAGCAAGGATATGATTACCTACGAAGGTCAAGATGTCAATGAACTACGAAGGGATTTTGAAGGCGCAATAGATGACTATCTGACTTTCTGTAAAGCCAATGGCAAGACACCTCGTGCACCTTATAGTGGCAACTTGAATATCCGCATTACTCCTGAAATTCATAGCCGTATTGCAATGATGGCGATGCAAGCAGGAACAACCATCAATGGTTTTATTCGTGACACACTAGCTAATGTTACAGGAGTAACTCCAGTCACAAACGCATAA
- a CDS encoding helix-turn-helix transcriptional regulator codes for MSNTLSSYVKEMRKQFGLTQVDLAAKSGVGLRFVRELEQGKETLRLDKVNQVLLLFGQEIGPVPIKKE; via the coding sequence ATGAGCAATACATTATCATCATACGTCAAGGAAATGCGCAAGCAATTCGGATTGACTCAAGTAGATTTGGCCGCGAAATCGGGCGTAGGTCTCCGATTCGTAAGAGAACTGGAGCAGGGAAAGGAAACATTGCGACTCGATAAAGTAAATCAGGTTCTCCTCCTCTTCGGCCAGGAAATCGGCCCCGTTCCTATCAAAAAAGAATAA
- a CDS encoding HipA N-terminal domain-containing protein, producing the protein MKQGKIYLYNQYVGLLTEDETGFTFAYDADYLASSQAEAVSLTLPLSNEPYHDTVLFPFFDGLIPEGWLLNIAESSWKINQRDRMSLLLACCKDCIGAVSVIPVDDSPAEGTNASPQN; encoded by the coding sequence ATGAAACAAGGAAAGATTTATCTCTACAACCAATACGTAGGTCTGCTGACGGAAGATGAAACGGGCTTCACCTTCGCCTATGATGCAGATTACCTGGCATCAAGTCAAGCCGAAGCCGTGAGCCTCACACTCCCGTTATCCAACGAACCCTACCACGATACCGTACTGTTTCCCTTCTTCGATGGGTTAATCCCAGAAGGATGGCTGCTGAACATCGCAGAAAGCAGTTGGAAAATCAACCAGCGGGATAGAATGTCACTCCTCCTCGCCTGCTGCAAGGATTGCATCGGAGCCGTCAGCGTCATCCCAGTAGATGACTCCCCTGCAGAAGGAACAAATGCTTCACCCCAAAACTAG
- a CDS encoding HipA domain-containing protein, which yields MEKCLYCYKPLKPGLVDYHPACAKKLFGTKEAPVLPYVRKEIGDLAKQVVRAQTTLTGVQAKLSLDVNPGGKNEPSRFTIVGLWGKYILKPQTDRYRCLPEIEDLTMHLAEAAKIAVVPHGLIRFADGELCYITRRIDRQDDGTKIPMEDMCQLSERLTEYKYKGSYEQVAKLIKKYSSFSQLDLVNYWELVIFSWITGNADMHLKNFSLYNNRKLGYGLTPAYDLLCTKIVMPEDTEELALTLNGRKRKIQKADFIKVMTASGLSEKVINNIAKKFRRSIVKWLDLIEASFLPDSMKKEYKKLILSRVMALR from the coding sequence ATGGAAAAATGTCTATATTGCTATAAACCGCTCAAGCCAGGCCTGGTAGATTACCACCCTGCTTGTGCCAAGAAACTCTTCGGCACCAAGGAAGCCCCTGTTCTACCCTATGTAAGAAAGGAAATCGGCGACCTGGCAAAGCAAGTAGTGCGTGCCCAAACCACCCTCACGGGTGTGCAGGCAAAGCTCTCGCTCGATGTAAACCCAGGCGGAAAGAACGAACCATCCCGCTTCACCATTGTAGGCCTTTGGGGAAAATACATCCTCAAGCCCCAAACCGATCGCTATCGCTGTCTTCCCGAAATAGAAGACCTCACGATGCACCTCGCAGAAGCCGCCAAAATCGCCGTGGTTCCCCATGGCTTGATTCGCTTTGCCGATGGCGAACTCTGCTACATCACCCGGAGAATAGACCGCCAGGACGATGGAACAAAAATACCGATGGAGGATATGTGCCAGCTGTCCGAGCGTCTCACCGAATACAAATACAAAGGATCCTACGAGCAGGTAGCCAAACTCATCAAAAAGTATTCCTCCTTCTCGCAGCTCGACCTCGTGAACTATTGGGAGTTAGTCATCTTCTCGTGGATTACCGGCAACGCCGACATGCACCTCAAGAACTTCTCGCTCTACAACAACCGCAAATTGGGCTATGGCTTAACCCCTGCCTACGACCTTCTCTGCACCAAGATTGTAATGCCGGAAGATACAGAAGAACTCGCCCTGACGCTCAATGGCAGAAAGCGAAAGATTCAGAAAGCAGATTTCATCAAGGTAATGACCGCATCAGGACTCAGCGAAAAGGTAATCAACAACATCGCCAAGAAATTCCGTCGCTCCATCGTGAAATGGCTCGACCTGATAGAAGCCTCCTTTCTGCCGGATAGCATGAAGAAAGAATATAAAAAACTGATTCTCAGCAGAGTCATGGCTTTGAGATAA